Genomic window (Sediminispirochaeta smaragdinae DSM 11293):
GTCTGACCTTTCGCTGAATAATCATCGAAATTGGGTATGCCGGATGGTCCGGACCGGCGGCAGCAGTTTCGATGGTATCGGTCACTTGATAGTGGAGATGGTTTATGGAGACAAAGCCTCGATACAGAACATAGAGGATAATCCATGCAAGGATGACGATTGTAAGGACAACAAAGAACCAGATGATACCCTTTGCAATGCCTTCCTGAAGATGCGCTTTTTTTGTCTGGCTAAGTGGGCTCATGCCGCTCCTTCCTTGTCGACTTTCCGTTTCAGCGTTCGCTGTACAACGAGATTGATAATGAGAATGAAAAGAAAGAGCACAATACCTGTCGAGAAAAGACTGGTTTCATGCAAACTTCCAACTTCCGCATATTTAAGATCGGTGACGATATTCATGGTAAGGGTTCTGACATGGCTCAAAGGGCCTGTCGGCATGATGGGAGAGTTCCCTGCAACCATGAGAACGGCCATGGTTTCTCCTACCGCCCGTCCGATTCCAAGTACTACCCCTGCAATGATACCGCTTCGTGCCGCCGGAATAATGGTTCTTACAATGCTCTGCCAGTGGGTCGCCCCCAAAGCCAGACTTCCCTCTTTGAGTTCGGAAGGAACAGCCCTGATGGAGACCTCGGTAATATTGATAATGGTAGGCAAAATCATGATGGCCAAAATGATCGAGGCCGTCAGGATTCCGAGGCCGGTGGTACTGTTTGAAAGGGTACGAATAATCGGTGCAATGAAGAAGAAGCCGAATAGGCCGTAGATGACCGAGGGAATGCCTGCCAAAAGTTCGACACCGCTTCTGATGATTTTTGCCGCCCGCGGTTTTGCCATCTCCGCCATGAAAATTCCGACTGCCAGCCCCATAGGTACAGCGATAATCAATGCTCCCAGGGTGACCCAGATCGATCCGACGATAAAGGCCCATATGCCGAAGCTCGGTTCCTCAGCCGTGGGACTCCAGTCTGTGCTGAAGAGAAAGTCGGTAAGGCTCACACTTTTGAAAAGCGGAAGTCCCTCGGCGAGAATGAAAAGCGTAATGAAGATGACACTCAACACGGAGATCGACGCGAAGATGAAAAGGATAGCTTCCACAACCTTTTCTATCTGTTTTCGTCTTGTTTCTTTCACGTTAGAAATACCTCATTTCGGTTTCGCTATGTGAAGAATGCCCGGCTTATGTGGCTGTTTTGTCAGGATAATGTTAAAAAACGGTTAATAGTGTCCCCAAAGAAAAGGCCGCCCGAGAGAAACGGACGGCCGACTTGAGAAGATTCTTTATTATAAACTACTGAAGACGGATGAAATCGAGATCTTCGACAATATCCTGGCCATCTTCACTGAGAAGATAATCGACAAAGGCCTGCTCTACTTCACCGGCCTGAGAAAGGGGACCGATGTGTACCACGTTAAGGTAGCGCCATACAGGATAGCTCTTGTTGTAGACATTCTTTACATCGGGTTCGATTCCTTCAAGCGTCAAAGCCTTAACACCTTTTTCATGGGTAAATCCAAGACCGACGTAACCGATGGCATAGGGGGTTGAACCAACCTTAGCAGCCATATCCCCGTTTCCGGTGGTTACAGAAGCAGAAGCCATAAACTCCTTGTCGGCCTTTTCCATGACATGGCCTTCAAAGGTCTCATAGGTTCCGGATGCCTCATCACGGTTGAAAACAACGATCGGAGCATCTGGACCACCGACCTCTTTCCAGTTGGTGATGTCACCTGCATAGATCGATGCAAGATCTGCCATGGTGATGTTGCTGATGGAGACACTGCTCTGGTTTACAATGGCGGCAATGGCGTCGAGGGCGATATGAGTAGCTTCGACTCCCTGGGCCTTTTCCCCATCCTTGGGTTCACGACTGGCTGCTCCGAGGCTGTAGGTCCCGGCAATAATGCCCTTGATACCGGTACTGGAACCGACACCTTCATAACTGATGTGAACATCGGGATAGAGCTCCTTCCATTCTTCGATAGCGGCCTGAATGATCGGATCGACGGTTGTGGAGCCTCCGAAGGCATAGTCCCCGCTGAACTGCGAAGTACTTGCTGCTGCACCAGATTCTTGTTTACCTCCAGCGAAAAGAACAAAGCTTGCTGCAAGAAAAAGGACAAGCAGCATGGAAATTTTCTTCATATTTTCCTCCGTTATGGATGATGTTGTGTTGTAGTAACAATGAAGTGAGGTAGTGAGGAAATAGTGAAGATAAAATGAGAATTCTGTTAAAGAATTAGCTACTGTCCGGAATCGTGGTGATTCCTTTACCTTTAAGCCCATGCATAAGAAGGCAGATAGTCAATCATCCACCGTAAGGGTGTAGGAATACACCTGACCCACAGCTCCCTCCCACTTCGATTCATAGGCTGATTCCGTAAGAAAAACCTCCGCCTGGTATACAAACTCCTCAGCTCGGACGCTATCCTCTTTCCCTCTATCCCAGCCACCACCCCATGTGTCAGCCCCCGCTTCTCATCCTTTCCCCCAACCCGATAGGGCTTCATAAAGTTGTGATAATACCGGTAGATCTCAAGCCGCTCCAGCATATTCACCGTACTCCTTGCAAACTGTACCGTCTGCCTCACATGATCCGAGTCATCCTTCCGTATCTCCCTGTCAAGATAATTCACACTAAAGAGGGGATTACACAGATCCCGAACCCTCTTCGAACTGATCCTGTGGTGCTCTATCATTCCTGCCATCTCTGCCGGTAGCCCCTTCATCACCCTTTTGTATTGCGTATGCTCATCGGTATACAACTTCACCCTATCCCTCTCCGATTGCTCGATCAGGGCAAGCGTCTTTGCCACGACATTCTGAAACGACTGATAAACACTTCCTCTATAGACCTTTAGCTTCTCTTTGATCACCCTGTTTTTCTTCTTCTGATAGCAGGTCATACGTCCCTTTCTGGTCAGCTGTGCATAGTCGGAGAGAAACCAGAACTGGGAGTCTTTTCCTGCCAGGATGTGGATGTTGTTGGGGAGGTACTGGGAACAGACAAAGCTTTCAAAGCCGTCTGCGACCAGGTCTTCGTGGAGGTTCATGTCTGAGGTGAGGGAGGCAGAAGAGGCAATGCACTGGTGGGAAAGACGACGGATACGGTCTGAGACGGTGGAGCATGAGACCTTAAGGATACGGGAGAGGTCTCTGATACCGGAGCTGGTGACGAGGTGAGAGAGGATGGTTGTGTAGGGGAGGTGGAAATGGGTCCAGTAGTCGATGCTGAAGGTGCGAGTGGAGAAGGAGAGGTGGCAGGTTTTGCATTTGAACTTTTGGATGCGGGGAGAGGTTTGGGTAGAGTAGGAGCCTGTTCTAAAGAACCAGTGGCCTTTTGGAGAGAAGTGGTTGAGGCAATGGGGGTTGGGGCAGAAGGGGGGATGGAACATGGGAAACTCCTTTTTCGTATTGTTCTTACTATAAGTAACTACGAGAAAAGGAGATTTTATTCATTTTCCACCACGATTCCGGACAGTAGTAAAGAATTACTGCTTTGCTGCAGCGGATTCCAAGGAACGGAAAAATCCCCTGAGACTGGAGGTCCCGAAAAGCTTCATGGTCAGGGTCGTCCCTGGAATCGGATCAGGAAAGACCGTATTCACAAAATTCCTGAGATAGGTTCTCGGTGTTCCGTCGGAAGTCGGTTCAAGGGGTTTTACATACCAGGAACCGTAGAGCTCACTCATCTTTCCGTCGAGCGACTTTTCCAACTTCCATGCTATCAGAAAAGAACCGTCGGGAAAAAAGAGAGGGTAGCGTTCAAGTCTGTAGGAAAAGCTGTCTCCAATCCCCACAAAGGTGAATTCGGTCCTAACCTCCTGGATATGCGGTTTGTCAAAGGGCCTCTCCGGAGTAAGATCCTTAGAGTAGACCAGCCTTGGGTAAATTGAGGCTTCTCCGTCGTGGTCGAGTAGACAGAGGATGATAGAGCGAGCAGAAAGCATAAAAAGGGCTTGGCTGTCGGTAATAGTAAAGAGTCCCTGAACACCCGGGTGTTCCTTATCGATCACCTGTTCTATTACTTCCGCTTTGGACCCTAACTTGTATGGATCGGTTCCCGCAGGGATCGCGGCGCGAAAACGATACTCTTTTTTGACTATGTCAGGAATGGGATCGGCTCCTGCTATGGGTAAAAAAAGAAAAAGGGGAAGCTCAAGAGACATACACAATAACAGCATGCGGTAAAGCCTTCGATGCATGCCACATAATAAATAGCAGTGCCTCCTTTTGTCCAGTGCAAATGCAACAGTATGTGCGAATAATAGTGAAAGCTTTAATTGAATTAACACAGTGCTTTTCCTTCCGCCATCCTCCGTGTTATGGTACTTTTTATGGATGAAAAGAGACGCATCATTGCCTTCACAGGAGGAGGTACCGGTGGGCATGTTTTTCCCGCCTTTGCGGTATGGGAGGCCTTGAAAGAGGCAGACCGCGAAAGCAGGCTGAACTATTTGTGGATTGGATCCCGAGACGGTATGGAAAAACAGCTGGTTCGCACCAGAGGGATTGATTATGCAGAGATTCCCTCCGGTAAATTCAGGCGTTATTTCAGCTTAAAGAACCTTACGGATCTTTTCCGCATTGCGGCCGGTTTTATATGTTCGCTCCGGATTCTAAAAAATCGAAAGGTCTCTATTCTTTTTTCCAAGGGAGGCTTTGTCTCCGTACCTCCGGTGATTGCCGCCCATATTCTCGGTATCCCTGTTATCAGCCACGAGTCCGATCTCGACCCCGGTCTTGCCACAAGAATCAACAGCCGTTTCTCCGATCTTCTATGCCTTGCGTACGAAAAGACGGCAAAGGCCTTTCCCTCGAAACGGAATATCGTGGTTACCGGAAATCCCGTACGTAAAGAAATTCTCGGGGGAGACAGGGAAACGGGACGGCGCTTGTATAATATTCCGGAGGGAAAGCCTCTTTTACTGGTGCTTGGGGGAAGCCTCGGAGCCCTTCAGGTAAATGAGTTGGTTGCTGGAAGCCTCGACGGTTTACTCGACCGTTTTTTCGTTGTTCATCAAATGGGTGAGAAGCTCTACCAATCGTCGAATAGGAAGGGCTATGTAACGGTCCCTTTTCTCCGAGACGAGCTTCCTCACCTCCTCGCTGCTGCCGACCTGGTTCTTTGCCGTTCGGGAGCGGGGACCCTATGGGAGAATGGTGTAACAGCAAGTCCTGCAATATTGGTTCCGTTGGGAATGGGGGCAAGCCGAGGTGATCAGGTGCGCAACGCCGAATTCTTTTCGGAAGCGAAGGCCGCACTTATACTAAAAGGGAAAGATGGAGGGGAGCCGGATCCTTCCGATCTGCTCGAGGCGGCTTTTTCTCTCATTGATGATACAGCGCAGCTACGTTCCATGGCCGCTTCTGCTTCTGCTCTTTGCAATAAGGATGCCGCAGAAACGATAGCCCGTTTGCTGCTTTCCCAACTCGAAAAGGCATGATGGGAGGCTTTCATGGAATTTTCCGCCGTTGATGTCGTGGCTTTAATTATTGTCCTTGTCCTTGGTGTTCGCTGTGCCTTTCGAGGCTTTGTTGCGGAACTGATGGCCTTTGCGGCAATCCTTCTCGGCCTGGTTGCCGCAGTAGTGTTTGGTGGCCTCGTCGTTCCCTTTGCCCAGCGGTATATAGGGGATGGATTTTGGACGCCGATAGCCTCGTTCTTGGCTGTTTTCCTTGTAACCTATATTGTTGTAAAGCTCTTCGAAGGGGCCTTGTATCGCCTCATCGACAGGGTCAATCTTGAAAAAATGGACCAGGCCCTCGGCTTTTTTCTCGGTATTGTGGAAGGTGTCCTGCTTCTTGCTGTCCTTCTGTTTCTCATTCGGATTCAGCCGGTTTTCGACCCGGAACCTTTGTTATCCCGAAGTTTTTTGGTCCCCTTTCTCGAAAAGCTGATCCCTTTGGGACAAGGATTTATCGAATCGGCGTTAGGGGAAAGTAGTGTTTGAAAATATCTTAAGACAGAAACGGGTTATTTCATTTTTGAAAGAGGATATCGCTTCGGGGCGGCTTCCGTCGTCATTGCTTTTTTACGGAGAGCCTTACTCGGGCAAACTTTCTACGGCGTTGGAGCTTGCCAGGGTTCTTTCTTGTTCGGCAGAGGGAAACTGGAACTGCTCCTGCCGCTCTTGCCGCGAATACAGGTCTCTAACCAGTCAGTATCTTCTCATGACAGGCGGTCGCTATTTTTACGAAGAGATCGCCGCCAGTGGTGATACCATGTATCGCAATCCCTCTCCCGCCACCACCTATCTCTACATCAGATCTGTTCGCAAACTTCTTCGGCGTTTTGATGCTCAGCTGTGGGAGGGAAACGAGGCAAAACTGAAGAGCGTCCGTGGCTCTGTCGAGGCTCTTGCCGCCTCGGTTGATGAACTTGAACCTGGGGAAAGCGAACACAAGCGGAGCGATCTGGAAAAGATTGTGAAGTCAAACGCCTCCCATGTGGAAAAGATCTGCGGCTCATCGGTGAGTAAGAATATTCCGATCGATCAAATTCGCAACATCACCTACTGGTGCAGGAGTCTCGGCGGCAAGCATCCCAAGTTTGTATTACTGGAAGGTGTTGAGAATATGGTCGATTCTTCCCGCAATGCCCTGCTAAAACTTCTCGAAGAGCCACCTGAGAATTGCTATCTTATCCTCCTTACTAGTCGAAAAGGTGGGATCATCCAGACGATCCTCTCCAGAGTGCGGCAGTATTCCTTTTCTCCCAGGGACCTGAACGCTTCCGAAGAGGTCCTTAGGCGTATTTTTCGCATCGAGGATACGAATCAAAGTCTAAGACATTTTTTTCTTTCCTGGAAAGGGGTGCGTACCGATCAGCTTGCTGATGCCGCGGAACGGGTTATTACGACCATCCTTGAGGGCGGGAGATATGAGATAGAGGCATTTGACGAATTGATAAAGCAGTATGCTTCGGCAGAACAGTTTGAACCCTTTCTCGAGGAGCTTACCTCAAGGCTTTCCGCACTCTTGGCTCCGGCGGGGACGAGAAAGGGCTTTCCCCTCTCCCCCGAGTTGATAGCCGAATGGAATGGCTATATTCGTGAGGCCTATGTGCGCAGGAGCGCTTATAATCAAAGTGGTCCCCTGCTGCTTGAAAGCCTCTTATATCGCATGGCTGAGAGTATAGAGAAGGAGCGAAGTGGTGCGTAAATTTATTCAAAGAGCCCTTGCAAAGCTTCCTAAACTTGATCAGGAACAAATTCGTCATCTCCTTATTGCCGTGGCAGGCGAAAATGAGAGGCTTGAGGTGGTGCTTGATTCGATGACCGACGGTGTTATCGTCACCGATGGCAATCACCGAATTATTCTGACCAACAAAAGCTCGGAGCGTTTGGTTCCCTTTGTAACATCCGATCTTGATGAAAAAATATTGTGGGAAGTGATCGACGATCGTGAGGTCGCAACTTTTTTGAAGGAGAGTCTTCTTTCGGGCGAGCGGGTCGAGGGTGTCGAATTCACCCTTGGTCACAGCGGATCGGTGCAGACCCTTTCGTTTAATCTCATGCCGATGGTAAAGGATGGGAGTATCGAGGGCTCTCTGCTTATTGTTGCGGATGTCACCGATCGTCGTCGACGAGAAGCCCGCCTGCGTCGTGCCGAGAATCTGGCCAGTTTAACCACCCTTGCTGCAGGGGTTGCCCATGAGATAAAGAACCCCCTCGGTTCCATCGGTATCCATATTCAGCTTATGCAGCGCTCCCTTGATCGAGACGGTTGCCTTGATCGGGAGCATGGCCTTGAGTACCTCGACATCATGGAGGAAGAGGTCGAACGTTTGAATGGAATTGTTGTGGATTTCCTTTTTGCCGTTCGACCGATGAATACCGAGTTGAAACAGGCCGATGTCAATGCGGTGATCCACGATCTCCTTCAGTTTACCAAGTATGAGCTCCAGGAAGGCGGAGTACAGGTGGTGGAGGAGTACGACGATGGTGTTCCGAAGGTTGAGCTTGATGAAAAGTACCTCAAACAGGCTCTTTTGAATATCATCAAGAACGCCCAGGCTGCCATGCCCGATGGTGGAAGTCTGACGGTAACCACCGGGTTTAAAGACGATCAGGTTACCATTGCCATCGCCGACACGGGTATCGGTATCGGCGAAGATATGGTCGGTAAAATTTTCGAACCCTACTTTACCACCAAAGAGTTCGGCTCCGGCCTTGGCCTTACGGTAGTATATAAGATTATCAAGGAGCATGGCGGGGATATTTCGCTCCGATCAAAGAAGGGTGAGGGAACGGTCTTTACCATAAGCCTTCCCGTTCCCCAAAAGGAGCGGAGACTTTTGGACTTCCAGGGAGAGTGATCTATGCAGTTTCATATTTTGATCGTCGACGACGAAAAAAACATCCGTGAAGGTCTTGGCAAAAGCCTTGAAATGGACGGGCATAAGGTCTTTCTCGCTGCCACGGGAAAGGATGGCTGGCACATCGTCACCACCGAAGAGGTCGATCTGGTGATCACCGATCTGAAAATGCCGGAGATGGGGGGATCTGATCTTTTGAAAAAGATTGTATCTTCCTATCCTACCGTACCCGTTGTGATTCTCACCGGGCATGGTACCATCGAGTCTGCCGTCTCTGCCATACAGGATGGTGCGTATGACTTCCTGACTAAGCCTGTTGATCTTGAACGGCTCAGCCATATTGTCAGGAGGGCCCTTAGCAACCGGGAACTGGTCATTCAAAACAGGAACCTCCAGGATGAGCTCGACCGAATCAGCCGTCGAAGTAAATTCGACAAGATGATAGGAAAGAGCCCTCAGATGCGCAAGGTTATGGAGCTTATCGATCAGGTGGCTCAGACCAAAGCTTCCGTTCTCATCACCGGTGAGAGCGGTGTCGGCAAAGAACTGGTGGCCGATGCCGTTCATTTCCTTTCGAACCGGAGAGAAAAGCCCTTTGTGAAGGTTCACTGTGCTGCCTTATCGGAAACCTTGCTGGAGAGCGAACTGTTCGGCCATGAAAAGGGTTCCTTTACCGGTGCCATTTCACGGAAAAAGGGGCGATTTGAATTGGCCCACGAAGGGACCATCTTTCTCGATGAGATCGGGGAGATAAGCCAGCAGGTCCAGATTAAGATCCTTCGTGTACTTCAGGAAAAGCAGTTCGAGCGGGTGGGGGGAGAGTCGACCCTCGAAGTCGATGTCAGGGTGGTAAGCGCCACGAACCGGGATCTCAAGGCGGAGATCGAGGCTGGCACCTTCCGTGAAGATCTTTTTTATCGTCTCAATGTCGTCAATATCCATGTTCCCCCCTTAAGGGAACGAACCGAAGATATCCCCTTGCTTGCTTCGGCATTTCTGAAAGAATTCAGCGAAGAGAATGGCAAGCAGATCGAGGGAATTGATCCCAAGGCTCGTCTTACCCTTTACAATTACCGATGGCCGGGAAACATTCGTGAACTGAGGAACTGCATAGAAAGCTCCGTTGTCATGTGTAAAGGCCAGGTCATCACGACGGACGATCTTCCCCCTTCTGTTACCCAAGGGGCCGAAGACAGCCTTATCCGTATTCCTGTTGGTATTGCTATGGAGGAGGCGGAGAAAGAGATTATTCGCGCTACCTTGAACCATGAAAAGGGAAACAAAACCCGCTGCGCGGAGGTCTTGGGTATAGGGCGAAAGACCCTACATCGAAAGATCAAGGAGTATGGCCTGGAAGAAGATTAAACGGCCTGGCCCCTGGCAATTTCCCATGCCCGTATTCTTCCGAAGGAGTAATTTATGTTCTGGGTCATTTTTGTTGCCCGTTTCAACATTTCGGGATCTTCGGCATGGTGATCGGGGTGATGCCGTTTCAGCATTGATCTGTGGGCCGCCTTGACATGCGGAAACTCTGCGCCGAAGGGTACACCCAGTAATTTGTAATCATCACGAAGTTCCTCGGGCGGAAGATCGAAACCGGAGTGCTTTTCTTCCCTCCCGGCATAACCACCGTTTCCTCGATCCGAACTTCTTTGTGACGAAGAGCCTCCGAGAAAGGACTCTAATTCTTCCCATGCCTCTTGGTAATCCCTGTCTTCATACGGATCACTTTCGTGAATATGAAAGTCGTAATCGCCGTCCGGGGTCCTAAACATCGAGCGAAGCAGTCGGTGAAATCGATCAAGCAGCGGGTCCATCTTTTTCCTCCGTAGAGTAGTTGCCGGTAAAAACATAATGAGGAACGCCCCCGACGACAAGAGATCCGGACCCTGTCCACGTTACATACAGTTCTTCGGATTGATTTCGATTTACTTTTCGAGCGGTGACCTCCCGTCCCGAAGATCCACCTGAGGCACACAAAAGGGTGGCCGCCGCAGCCTCTATGACAGCATCGCCTGGGCCCTGCGCCGGAAAGGGGCTGTAGGCGACCAGACTCTGCTGCTCGGCAACCGCAAATACGGCGGAACCGATATCCTGCTTTCGGACATGACGGCAGAAAGCCTCTGCACGCTCTGTCTCCGGTATCCCTGGAACCATCGCCGTGGCTCGGGCCGGGAATTCAGAAAAGCTGCAACAGGTGTAGGCGATCGATTGATCCTGCAGAGGCTTCCAGAGATGTACCTCTTGCCGATCGTCCTCCTTAATCTCCTCTCCGGAGAGGGAAATCGGGATGCCCAGTTCTATCTGAAAAAGGGTGCTATCTATACAGGTTATTTCAATATCTTTCGTCGGCCCCTCGATGACCAGGCGGTCTCTATTAAACAATCCAAAGTCGAAGGCAAATCGGGAAGCGCATAGAAGTGCCGATGCGTTTAGATCCTCTCGCTTTTTCTCTTGTGTTCCCGAAAGGGGAGAAAGAAAGTGTAGCCCGACGTTCTGCTCACGTGAGGGGTAGAGCAGAATGATACCGTCGCCCCCGACGCCCCTTCTCCTGTCGCAGATAAGATCCACGCTCTTTCTGTCGAATAGGTGTTCCGAAATATCATTGGTAAGAGCATTGATAAGAAGAAAATCACAGTCCGCAAGGACGAGCTTGTAAAAAGGAATATCCATCCAGACCATTGTACACAAATCAAGGCTTTCGTCCAATGAAAAGCATCCGCCTGCTTGATCTTTTGGCGTCTACCATCATAATGGATACGATGAAAATCGGGGAACGACTGACGGTAGAGGCTGCTGATTATGCCAGGAATAGTATAGAAGAGGCGGAGGGAAACGAGGTTTTCTTTGTCGGTTCTTTCAATGGCTCCGGGAAGGTTGAGTTTCTCGAAGCGGTGGCCCGTGGCAACGAACATGCCGTACCTGCGCTTGCTCCCTTCGTTGAGACCGGCGATGTGGTGATCCACAATCATCCCTCCGGTGTTCTTAAACCCAGTGGCCCCGATCTTCGCATCGCATCGGAATTGGGTAACCGGGGAATCGGTTTTTATATTATCGATAGTGGTGCCACCAGGGTCTATGCTGTTGCCGAACCTGCCCGGAAACGGAGAATCGTTCCCCTCGACGCTGAAAAATTATCGTCTCTCATGACTCCCGGAGGACTTCTGTCTCGTATCTTTTCCGACTACCAGATGCGGGATTCGCAGGTACAGATGATGGAACGTATCATCGAGGCTTTCAATAGCGATGAAATCCTTCTTGCCGAGGCTGGAACCGGGGTCGGTAAAAGCCTTGCCTATCTCATTCCTTCTATAGCCTGGGCTGTGGCCAATGGCGAACGGGTAGTCATCTCTACCGCCACGATCAATCTTCAACAGCAGCTTATTGAAAAGGACATTCCCTTGGTGCGGCGCCTCGTAAAGGGGGAGGTGAAGAGCGTTCTCGTAAAGGGAAGGGGCAATTACCTCTGCCTTCGTCGTTTTGAAGAGGCTTTGGAGGAGAACTCGCTTTTTCGGGAAGATACTAGTGAACTGGAAGCGATTCGGAAATGGGTTTCTTCCACGGATACCGGAAGCCGAAGCGATCTCCCATTTTATCCCCTTCGGGAGACATGGGCAAAGGTGTGTTCCGAGACTGATGCCTGCATGGGCTTACGCTGTCGTCATCGCGAATCCTGCTTCGTTTTACGGGCCCGTCGGGAGGCCGCATCGGCAAATATCCTGGTGGTAAACCATCACCTCCTCTTTTCGGATCTTGCCTTACGTATCGAGGGAGCGGGCTTTGAGGGCGGTGCTGTCCTGCCGGCCTTTAATCGGCTTGTTTTTGATGAAGCCCATACCATCGAGCGCAGCGCAACCAGTTTTTTTTCAAGAAGCTACCAGCTTCCCTCTTTGCTCAAACAACTGAACAGGCTTCGCCGCAGCCAGGGGCGCCGAACCTTTGGTTCGCTGGTTTCCTTACAAAAGCGGTCGACCCGGCCCGAGCTTTTTGAACGGTTCCCCGCTTTTCTTTCGAAACTGAAAGAAAGTGCCGAGAAACTCGACCAATTGGGCTTACAGCTTCTATCGGGAACAAACTCCTTACGTTGTCAAAGCCTCTCTTCCGATGAGCTCCGTCAACTCCTGGAGTCGATGGCCCTTGTTCGAAGTGATATCACCGCCCTGATTACCAGGATTGCCGCCGCCTTGGAGAGTGTCGATACCGAGGATGATGACCAGGATCTTTTTGAGACCAAGACCATCTTGGAGCGGCTTTCAAACATGGCTTCTCTTCTCGGCTCATTTCGAGAGCTTACAGAGCGCCCCGAATCGGTATTCTGGATGGAGGTGAGGGGAAGCGGGGAACGACGCTTTGCCGTTTTCAACGAGACCCCCCTGGATATCGGTCCCGTGATGCGGGAGGCGGTATATGAACCCTTTAAGACATTAATCTGTACCTCGGCAACCCTGACCGTGAACGGACAATTTTCCTTCTGGATGGGGAGGGTCGGCCTCTTCTCTTCCGAGGAACGACTTGTGGCCGAAATCTTTCCCTCTCCCTTCCGTTATCGTGATCAGGTACTCCTTGCCCTTCCTACCGACCCTCCGGATCCTTCTTCCCCAGGCTATCAGGAGTATGTGAATCGTTTTGTCAGGGATGCCATACTGACTGCGGGTGGAAGCACCCTAGTCCTCTTTACCAGCTACGGTATGCTCAACCAAACCTGGGAAGCCGTGGCACCGGACCTTGAGGCCGAAAAGATCCCTGTTTTGCGGCAAGGGGAGGACGATCGTAGCCGACTCATGAATGCCTTTGTGGGAAATGTCTCGGCTGTCCTTTTTGCCACCGATTCCTTCTGGGAGGGGGTTGATGCCCCCGGTGATGCTCTACGTATGGTCATCATCTGTAAACTTCCCTTTCGTGTACCAACCGAACCGGTTCTCCAGGCTCGCATGGAGGCCATCGAGGCAAAGGGCGGAAATCCCTTTTTCATGCTGAGTCTTCCGGAGGCGGCCATGCGTCTGAAGCAGGGCTTTGGGAGGCTCATGAGAAAGGCCGAAGATCACGGAGTTGTGGCGATACTGGACCCGAGACTGACAAGAAAAAGTTACGGCAAGATTATGCTTGCAAGCCTTCCCGAGACAGCAGTAAGCCGAAGGGATTCCACGGCTCTCATGGGTCAGATTGAAGAGTTCCTTTTTTAGGTGATGTTTTCTT
Coding sequences:
- a CDS encoding diaminopimelate epimerase: MDESLDLCTMVWMDIPFYKLVLADCDFLLINALTNDISEHLFDRKSVDLICDRRRGVGGDGIILLYPSREQNVGLHFLSPLSGTQEKKREDLNASALLCASRFAFDFGLFNRDRLVIEGPTKDIEITCIDSTLFQIELGIPISLSGEEIKEDDRQEVHLWKPLQDQSIAYTCCSFSEFPARATAMVPGIPETERAEAFCRHVRKQDIGSAVFAVAEQQSLVAYSPFPAQGPGDAVIEAAAATLLCASGGSSGREVTARKVNRNQSEELYVTWTGSGSLVVGGVPHYVFTGNYSTEEKDGPAA
- a CDS encoding helicase C-terminal domain-containing protein encodes the protein MKSIRLLDLLASTIIMDTMKIGERLTVEAADYARNSIEEAEGNEVFFVGSFNGSGKVEFLEAVARGNEHAVPALAPFVETGDVVIHNHPSGVLKPSGPDLRIASELGNRGIGFYIIDSGATRVYAVAEPARKRRIVPLDAEKLSSLMTPGGLLSRIFSDYQMRDSQVQMMERIIEAFNSDEILLAEAGTGVGKSLAYLIPSIAWAVANGERVVISTATINLQQQLIEKDIPLVRRLVKGEVKSVLVKGRGNYLCLRRFEEALEENSLFREDTSELEAIRKWVSSTDTGSRSDLPFYPLRETWAKVCSETDACMGLRCRHRESCFVLRARREAASANILVVNHHLLFSDLALRIEGAGFEGGAVLPAFNRLVFDEAHTIERSATSFFSRSYQLPSLLKQLNRLRRSQGRRTFGSLVSLQKRSTRPELFERFPAFLSKLKESAEKLDQLGLQLLSGTNSLRCQSLSSDELRQLLESMALVRSDITALITRIAAALESVDTEDDDQDLFETKTILERLSNMASLLGSFRELTERPESVFWMEVRGSGERRFAVFNETPLDIGPVMREAVYEPFKTLICTSATLTVNGQFSFWMGRVGLFSSEERLVAEIFPSPFRYRDQVLLALPTDPPDPSSPGYQEYVNRFVRDAILTAGGSTLVLFTSYGMLNQTWEAVAPDLEAEKIPVLRQGEDDRSRLMNAFVGNVSAVLFATDSFWEGVDAPGDALRMVIICKLPFRVPTEPVLQARMEAIEAKGGNPFFMLSLPEAAMRLKQGFGRLMRKAEDHGVVAILDPRLTRKSYGKIMLASLPETAVSRRDSTALMGQIEEFLF